A genomic window from Brevibacillus agri includes:
- a CDS encoding ATP-binding protein, with amino-acid sequence MSLQTRMILLITVGIILIISSVGAVFSSIVASSIEEQIGKKALSVAKIVAHDPELRRAFQSSSPSALIQPIAENVRLQTGAEFVVVGNREGIRYAHPLPDRIGKSMVGGDNEPGLTHGQSYISKAIGSMGPSLRGKVPIRDDNGAVVGIVSVGFLLEDIEEAIGDYQKKVLLITLIALVCGIAFAIGLSRYLKRLTLGLEPEEIAALYVERNAVLESVREGIVAIDRNSEITMMNKAAIRILELPEEDIHRKHILDVLPDSRMPEVLKTGEQQLDRETITSGKEIIVNRLPIKLGDKVVGVVSSFRPKSEIDKLASELSQVRRYADVLRAQTHEFHNLLYTISGLLQLGSVQEAIELITSETSAQEELILFVARRIPDPMIGALLLGMHNRAKELKVQFVIDQDSHLEALPAHINRQQVIVLLGNLLQNALEAVNDAAVSQKRVDIYLADTEEELLFEIADSGPGVPDAWRETIFEDGFSTKAGEERGLGLAKVRGIIEEMGGYIVVGKSDYGGALFTVSLPREGRTGSEEA; translated from the coding sequence ATGTCTTTGCAAACGAGAATGATTTTGCTCATTACGGTCGGCATTATTTTGATTATTTCGTCAGTTGGGGCCGTCTTCTCTTCCATCGTAGCCTCGTCGATCGAGGAACAGATCGGGAAAAAGGCGCTGAGCGTAGCCAAAATCGTCGCCCACGACCCCGAACTGCGCCGGGCTTTTCAAAGCAGCTCGCCGTCTGCGCTGATCCAGCCGATCGCGGAAAACGTCCGGCTGCAAACCGGAGCGGAATTTGTCGTCGTGGGCAACCGGGAAGGCATTCGCTACGCGCATCCGCTGCCTGACCGCATCGGCAAGTCGATGGTCGGCGGCGACAACGAGCCGGGGCTGACCCACGGACAGTCGTACATTTCCAAAGCGATCGGGAGCATGGGCCCTTCCTTGCGCGGCAAGGTGCCGATTCGCGACGACAATGGCGCGGTGGTCGGCATCGTGTCGGTCGGCTTTTTGCTGGAGGATATCGAAGAAGCCATTGGCGATTACCAGAAAAAAGTTCTGCTCATTACGCTGATCGCGCTCGTCTGCGGGATCGCCTTTGCCATCGGGCTGAGCCGCTATTTAAAAAGGCTGACGCTCGGACTGGAGCCGGAAGAGATCGCCGCTCTGTACGTGGAGCGCAACGCCGTGCTCGAATCCGTCCGGGAGGGGATCGTGGCGATTGACAGAAACAGCGAGATCACGATGATGAACAAGGCAGCGATCCGCATTCTCGAATTGCCGGAGGAAGACATTCACCGCAAGCACATTTTGGACGTGCTGCCGGATAGCCGCATGCCGGAGGTGCTGAAGACGGGGGAACAACAGCTCGACCGCGAGACGATCACGAGCGGCAAAGAAATCATCGTCAACCGCCTGCCGATCAAGCTCGGGGACAAGGTCGTTGGTGTCGTCAGCAGCTTTCGCCCGAAATCGGAGATCGACAAGCTCGCCTCGGAGCTGTCCCAGGTCCGGCGCTATGCGGATGTGCTACGCGCCCAGACGCACGAGTTCCACAACTTGCTGTACACGATCTCCGGGCTGTTGCAGCTCGGCTCGGTGCAGGAGGCGATCGAGCTGATTACGAGCGAGACATCGGCGCAGGAAGAGCTGATCCTGTTTGTCGCCAGACGGATTCCGGACCCGATGATTGGCGCTCTTTTGCTCGGCATGCACAACCGGGCGAAAGAGTTGAAAGTCCAGTTTGTGATCGACCAGGACAGCCATCTCGAAGCGCTTCCCGCGCATATCAACCGCCAGCAGGTGATCGTGCTGCTCGGCAATCTGCTGCAAAACGCGCTGGAAGCGGTCAACGATGCAGCCGTCTCGCAAAAGCGCGTCGACATTTACTTGGCCGACACGGAAGAAGAACTGCTGTTTGAGATAGCCGACTCCGGGCCGGGAGTGCCTGACGCATGGCGCGAGACCATTTTTGAAGACGGGTTTTCGACGAAAGCGGGCGAGGAGCGGGGGCTTGGCTTGGCAAAAGTGCGCGGAATCATCGAAGAGATGGGCGGCTACATCGTCGTCGGAAAAAGCGACTATGGCGGCGCGCTGTTCACCGTTTCCTTGCCGCGAGAAGGGAGGACTGGCAGTGAAGAAGCTTGA
- a CDS encoding response regulator — MAARCSPFPCREKGGLAVKKLEVLIVEDDLRIIDINRRFVSKIEGFEVIATATNGSDAKELFAAIRPDLVLLDVYLPDMLGTELVWYIRQHYREVDIIMITAAKEMEMVQEALRGGVFDYIVKPLVFERFRERLESYRAHLARTREATEVDQDVIDQMLTRRPIQAKMRESAVPKGIDQLTLEKVIEAIRQTGDKGVSAEEIGREIGTSRTTARRYLEHLVQEKKARADLIYGSVGRPERKYRFLQERA, encoded by the coding sequence ATGGCGGCGCGCTGTTCACCGTTTCCTTGCCGCGAGAAGGGAGGACTGGCAGTGAAGAAGCTTGAAGTGCTGATCGTCGAGGACGATTTGCGGATTATTGACATTAACCGAAGATTCGTGAGCAAGATCGAGGGATTCGAAGTGATTGCCACCGCCACCAACGGCAGCGACGCCAAAGAGCTGTTCGCCGCCATACGTCCCGATCTGGTTTTGCTGGACGTGTACTTGCCCGATATGCTCGGCACAGAGCTGGTCTGGTACATCCGCCAGCATTATCGCGAGGTGGACATCATCATGATTACGGCAGCCAAGGAGATGGAGATGGTCCAGGAAGCGCTGCGCGGCGGCGTTTTTGACTACATCGTCAAGCCGCTTGTGTTCGAGCGCTTTCGCGAGCGGCTGGAGAGCTATCGCGCCCATCTGGCACGGACGCGAGAGGCGACAGAGGTCGATCAGGATGTCATCGACCAGATGCTGACCAGGCGGCCGATCCAGGCGAAAATGCGCGAGTCAGCCGTGCCAAAAGGCATTGACCAGTTGACACTGGAAAAAGTGATCGAGGCGATCAGGCAGACAGGCGACAAAGGTGTCTCGGCAGAGGAGATCGGCCGCGAGATCGGCACCAGTCGGACGACGGCTCGGCGCTACCTGGAGCATCTGGTGCAGGAAAAAAAGGCGCGAGCCGACCTGATCTACGGCAGTGTCGGCAGGCCGGAGAGAAAGTACCGTTTTTTGCAAGAGCGGGCATGA
- a CDS encoding tripartite tricarboxylate transporter substrate binding protein, whose product MKKKRCMLITLSAFFTLALAACGGVNSGSSGSGAQPVPTASNYPEKPIVFVAPSGAGGGWDKTARSLGKVLNESKLVTEAITVENKPGGGGTVFMAEYVSKDKGNPYKLFVSSPPILINHNKKEGNSPFGFQHVTPLAQMTKDFGALVVRADSPYKDMKSFLDELKKDPTKMTLAGGSAPGSMDHLVSVLPAAKYGMDPKTVKYVSYDGGGEAIAALLGGNADMIATDASGVGEYVKAGKVRVLGVTSEERMGGELKDVPTLKEQGIDATFTIWRGVFGPADMPADAKAYWDTKLKELSESEAWKQELAANGWESEYKDAATFTAFLEEQDQLVKELLTSLGMAK is encoded by the coding sequence TTGAAAAAGAAAAGATGCATGCTCATTACTTTGTCTGCTTTCTTTACGCTCGCGCTGGCCGCCTGTGGCGGGGTGAACAGCGGCTCGTCCGGCTCGGGCGCGCAGCCTGTGCCTACTGCATCCAACTATCCGGAAAAGCCGATCGTGTTCGTAGCTCCATCCGGGGCAGGCGGCGGCTGGGACAAGACAGCCCGCTCGCTTGGCAAAGTATTGAACGAGAGCAAGCTGGTGACCGAAGCGATTACGGTAGAAAACAAGCCAGGCGGCGGCGGGACCGTCTTCATGGCGGAATACGTCAGCAAAGACAAAGGCAACCCTTACAAGCTGTTCGTCAGCTCTCCGCCGATTCTCATCAACCATAACAAAAAAGAGGGGAACAGTCCGTTCGGTTTCCAGCATGTGACGCCACTGGCGCAAATGACGAAAGACTTTGGCGCCCTGGTCGTGCGAGCAGATTCGCCGTACAAGGATATGAAAAGCTTTTTGGACGAGCTGAAAAAAGACCCGACGAAAATGACGCTCGCAGGCGGTTCGGCTCCGGGTTCGATGGATCACCTCGTCAGCGTGTTGCCCGCCGCCAAATACGGCATGGACCCGAAAACGGTCAAGTACGTCTCCTACGACGGCGGCGGAGAAGCGATTGCGGCCTTGCTCGGCGGCAATGCCGACATGATCGCGACCGATGCCTCCGGCGTAGGAGAATATGTGAAGGCAGGCAAGGTTCGCGTGCTCGGCGTCACGTCGGAAGAGCGAATGGGCGGAGAGCTGAAGGACGTCCCGACCTTGAAAGAACAAGGAATTGATGCGACGTTTACGATCTGGCGCGGCGTATTCGGCCCGGCTGACATGCCTGCGGATGCCAAAGCGTATTGGGATACCAAGCTGAAAGAGTTGTCGGAGAGCGAAGCGTGGAAGCAGGAGCTTGCCGCAAACGGCTGGGAGAGCGAGTACAAGGACGCGGCGACCTTCACGGCGTTTTTGGAGGAGCAGGATCAGCTAGTAAAAGAGCTGTTGACCTCGCTTGGCATGGCGAAATAG
- a CDS encoding tripartite tricarboxylate transporter TctB family protein, which translates to MNARFDRYGSIAFALVGAFFITESQHISTSAYGSQVGPNMFPFGLGILLVLLSLRLFWETFQAKNRAVAEAPEKLLYKRFLLMLVATVLYVLLLEPIGYVIATALFLYVTFLVMGSKSQLQSAVVSLLFSVGVYVVYVQLLKGTLPGLPTWLGV; encoded by the coding sequence ATGAACGCAAGGTTTGATCGGTACGGCAGTATCGCTTTTGCGCTAGTGGGCGCTTTTTTCATCACGGAGAGCCAGCATATATCGACCAGTGCATACGGCAGCCAGGTCGGGCCGAACATGTTTCCGTTCGGCTTGGGCATCTTGCTTGTCCTGCTCAGCCTGCGCCTGTTTTGGGAGACATTCCAGGCGAAAAACCGTGCCGTGGCAGAAGCGCCCGAAAAACTTTTGTACAAACGGTTTCTCCTGATGCTCGTGGCGACGGTGCTGTATGTCCTGCTTTTGGAGCCAATCGGGTATGTGATCGCTACCGCTCTGTTTCTTTACGTCACGTTTCTGGTCATGGGCAGCAAAAGCCAACTGCAATCGGCGGTTGTCTCCTTGCTGTTTTCCGTCGGCGTCTACGTGGTGTACGTGCAATTGCTGAAAGGAACGCTTCCAGGACTTCCAACCTGGCTCGGCGTCTAG
- a CDS encoding tripartite tricarboxylate transporter permease has translation MSALDYLADGFLIAFQWHNLLYAFIGVLIGTAVGVLPGIGPMSGVALLMPVTASLTAGLPPEMAAASALILLAGVYYGAMYGGSTTSILLNTPGESSSVVTTLDGYQLARQGRAGAALSIAAIGSFVAGIVALVALVFLADPLSDLALQFGPAEYFSLMLLGLCAVSGLGGKSMTKALLMTVLGLLLATIGIDNVSGVARFTYDIPDLYQGLEFLTIAVGLFALGEVFKTILENDQSSQEIIKVGRILPTKQDLKESAAPIARGSLLGFFIGVLPGAGATLASFFSYILEKKWSKHPERFGKGEIAGVAAPESANNAASGGAMIPLLTLGIPGSGTTAILMGALLMYNVQPGPLLFSDHPQIAWGLIASMFIGNLMLLVLNMPLVKVFAKIIETPPHFLIPMIIAISVFGVYAVQISTFDLILLVSCGILGYFLSKNDFPLAPLVLGLVLGPMIENNMRRALTTSNGDFSIFYTKPLSAVFLLCALAWLVVPLLLKRRGKQVVINEEA, from the coding sequence ATGAGTGCGCTGGACTATTTGGCCGATGGATTTCTCATCGCTTTTCAATGGCATAACTTGCTTTACGCGTTTATCGGGGTGCTGATCGGGACGGCTGTCGGCGTGCTGCCGGGCATCGGGCCGATGAGCGGAGTGGCGCTGCTGATGCCGGTCACAGCTTCCTTGACGGCGGGCTTGCCGCCGGAGATGGCCGCGGCGAGCGCCCTGATTTTGCTGGCAGGCGTGTACTACGGCGCGATGTACGGCGGTTCCACCACGTCGATTTTGCTGAACACGCCAGGCGAATCGTCTTCGGTCGTCACGACCTTGGACGGGTATCAGCTCGCGCGGCAGGGACGGGCGGGAGCGGCGCTGTCGATTGCGGCCATCGGCTCGTTTGTGGCCGGGATCGTGGCGCTGGTCGCGCTCGTCTTTCTCGCCGATCCGCTCTCTGACCTCGCGCTGCAGTTCGGTCCGGCCGAGTATTTTTCGCTCATGCTGCTCGGCCTGTGCGCCGTGAGCGGGCTTGGCGGCAAGTCAATGACCAAGGCGCTGCTGATGACCGTCCTCGGGCTTTTGCTGGCCACGATTGGCATCGACAACGTATCGGGAGTCGCCCGCTTCACCTACGACATCCCCGACCTGTATCAAGGGCTGGAGTTTCTGACCATCGCGGTCGGCCTGTTCGCGCTAGGAGAGGTTTTCAAAACGATTCTGGAAAACGACCAGTCCTCGCAGGAAATTATCAAGGTCGGCCGGATTCTCCCGACGAAGCAAGACCTCAAGGAGAGTGCCGCTCCGATCGCGCGCGGTTCTTTGCTCGGCTTTTTCATCGGCGTGCTGCCGGGAGCAGGCGCGACGCTGGCCTCTTTCTTTTCTTATATTTTGGAGAAAAAATGGAGCAAGCACCCGGAGCGCTTCGGAAAAGGCGAGATCGCCGGAGTAGCCGCCCCGGAATCCGCGAACAATGCCGCCTCCGGAGGGGCAATGATCCCGCTGTTGACGCTCGGAATCCCGGGATCGGGGACGACCGCGATCTTGATGGGGGCACTGCTCATGTACAACGTCCAGCCGGGGCCGCTGTTGTTCAGCGATCATCCGCAAATCGCCTGGGGACTGATCGCGAGCATGTTCATCGGAAATCTGATGCTGCTCGTGCTGAACATGCCGTTGGTCAAAGTGTTTGCCAAAATTATTGAGACGCCGCCGCATTTTTTGATTCCGATGATTATCGCCATCTCTGTTTTCGGCGTCTACGCGGTACAGATCAGCACGTTCGACCTCATCCTGCTCGTCAGTTGCGGCATTCTCGGCTACTTTTTGAGCAAAAACGACTTTCCGCTCGCCCCGCTCGTACTGGGGCTGGTGCTCGGCCCGATGATCGAAAACAACATGCGCCGCGCGCTGACGACATCCAACGGCGACTTCTCGATTTTTTACACGAAGCCGCTGTCCGCCGTCTTTCTGCTGTGCGCGCTGGCCTGGCTCGTCGTGCCGCTGTTGTTGAAGCGGCGAGGAAAACAAGTCGTGATTAACGAAGAAGCCTGA
- a CDS encoding GNAT family N-acetyltransferase produces MRTIEPVTLEGKRVRLEPLRPAHVDGIFAAGAFPPIWSYMSVEIQTREDAQAFIEQALKNEAEQTELPFAIVNRADGQVIGSTRFLAISRKDRGLEIGFTWLTPAVWKTAVNTECKWLLLRHCFEELGCIRVQLKTDARNLNSQRAIARIGGIREGVLRNHMVMRDGYIRDSVYFSILDREWPEVKQRLEMLLFGE; encoded by the coding sequence ATGCGAACAATCGAGCCTGTCACATTGGAAGGAAAGCGGGTCAGACTGGAGCCGCTGCGCCCGGCGCATGTGGACGGAATTTTTGCTGCGGGGGCCTTTCCGCCAATCTGGTCGTACATGTCGGTGGAGATTCAGACGCGCGAAGACGCGCAAGCTTTTATCGAGCAGGCGCTGAAAAACGAGGCGGAGCAAACCGAGCTGCCCTTTGCCATCGTCAACCGCGCGGACGGGCAGGTCATCGGCAGCACGAGGTTTCTCGCCATTTCCCGCAAAGATCGCGGACTGGAAATCGGTTTTACGTGGCTGACCCCCGCCGTCTGGAAAACGGCTGTCAACACTGAGTGCAAATGGCTTTTGCTGCGCCACTGCTTCGAAGAACTTGGCTGCATTCGCGTCCAGTTGAAAACCGATGCGCGCAATCTCAACTCCCAGCGCGCCATCGCCCGCATCGGCGGCATCCGCGAGGGCGTGCTTCGCAATCATATGGTGATGCGGGACGGATACATTCGCGATTCGGTTTATTTCAGCATCCTCGACAGGGAGTGGCCGGAGGTGAAGCAACGGCTGGAAATGTTGCTGTTTGGTGAATAA
- a CDS encoding DUF3054 domain-containing protein, which translates to MRLRILPTGCVLLAGDLLAFLLFVYYGKLAHNLPVTFLGIGETLAPFLIGWIIAILVFRTYAERAYSSWGRQLLTMLFTWTLAAPIGLLIRSWWTGVPITLIFAGVTYFVTLAFLLGWRLPFALVHALWKRTRHQTVH; encoded by the coding sequence ATGAGACTCCGCATCTTGCCAACCGGCTGCGTCCTGCTCGCCGGGGATCTGCTCGCCTTTTTGCTGTTTGTCTACTATGGAAAGCTGGCCCACAACTTGCCAGTCACGTTTCTCGGAATAGGCGAGACGCTGGCTCCGTTTTTGATCGGCTGGATCATCGCCATCCTCGTTTTTCGCACCTATGCGGAGCGCGCCTACTCGTCCTGGGGACGGCAGTTGCTCACGATGCTGTTCACGTGGACGCTGGCGGCTCCGATTGGCCTATTGATCCGCTCCTGGTGGACGGGCGTGCCGATCACGCTCATTTTTGCCGGCGTGACCTACTTCGTGACTCTGGCCTTTCTGCTTGGCTGGCGTCTGCCCTTTGCGCTGGTCCATGCGCTGTGGAAGCGGACCCGGCACCAGACCGTTCACTAA
- a CDS encoding thiamine phosphate synthase: MPKQMRTSRELHVITSGRQTLEEVLRMAEAAYAGGMDYLHIREKQRTARECMDWVRALANVVPLASLLVNDRVDVSAASGCAGAHLAYHSLEVSDARQVLRREQKVGRSVHSFAEAEQAVTAGADYLMYGHIFPSGSKPNLAPRGTGELMKITARWTVPVIGLGGITPERTAEVLAAGCAGVAVLSGITNAADAKAVAMAYREALDRWEGNEK; encoded by the coding sequence ATGCCAAAGCAGATGCGCACTAGCCGGGAGCTTCACGTCATTACGAGCGGCAGGCAAACGCTCGAAGAGGTGCTGCGGATGGCCGAGGCGGCCTATGCCGGAGGGATGGATTACCTGCATATTCGCGAAAAGCAGCGAACCGCCAGGGAATGCATGGACTGGGTTCGGGCTTTGGCGAATGTGGTTCCGCTCGCAAGCCTGCTGGTCAACGATCGGGTCGATGTGAGTGCCGCGTCCGGCTGTGCAGGCGCCCATCTGGCGTACCACAGTCTGGAGGTCAGCGACGCGCGGCAAGTGTTGCGGCGGGAACAAAAAGTAGGTCGCTCTGTCCATTCCTTCGCGGAAGCCGAACAGGCGGTGACAGCAGGGGCAGACTATTTGATGTACGGACACATTTTTCCAAGCGGCTCGAAGCCGAATCTCGCGCCTAGAGGGACGGGCGAGCTGATGAAAATAACGGCCAGGTGGACGGTTCCCGTGATCGGGCTTGGCGGGATTACGCCGGAGCGGACTGCTGAGGTACTCGCCGCAGGCTGCGCAGGCGTTGCCGTACTATCGGGAATTACCAATGCGGCAGATGCGAAGGCAGTGGCTATGGCTTATCGCGAGGCATTGGATCGTTGGGAGGGGAATGAAAAATGA
- the thiE gene encoding thiamine phosphate synthase, translating to MNDRQTLREKMGVYLVIGTQDCGFSSEKTIEIAREALAGGVGTLQLRDKGSKLTSEERHELGRQLQQLCREAQALFFVNDDVELAVRLQADGVHVGQDDMQLAEVRAKVGEAMYIGVSAGTVEEALAAKSGGADCIGVGAMFATSSKADAGEPIGPEGLRAIREAVGSDLPIVGIGGITLENAEQVLRAGADGVAVISAISRADSPRKAAADLLRIVRSI from the coding sequence ATGAACGACAGGCAAACACTTCGGGAAAAGATGGGCGTTTATTTGGTGATCGGCACCCAGGATTGCGGATTTTCCAGCGAGAAGACAATCGAAATCGCGCGCGAGGCGCTTGCGGGCGGAGTCGGTACGTTGCAGTTGCGCGACAAAGGCAGCAAGCTGACTTCCGAGGAGCGCCACGAGCTGGGACGGCAGCTTCAGCAGCTTTGCCGCGAAGCGCAAGCGCTGTTTTTCGTCAACGACGATGTGGAACTGGCTGTTCGGCTGCAAGCGGACGGGGTACACGTCGGACAGGATGACATGCAGTTGGCCGAGGTGAGAGCAAAAGTAGGCGAAGCCATGTACATCGGCGTGTCCGCAGGGACGGTGGAGGAAGCGCTCGCCGCCAAAAGCGGTGGTGCAGACTGCATCGGGGTAGGAGCGATGTTCGCCACTTCGTCGAAGGCAGATGCGGGCGAGCCGATTGGACCTGAGGGACTGCGCGCCATCCGGGAGGCTGTCGGCAGCGACTTGCCGATCGTGGGCATCGGCGGGATCACGCTTGAGAATGCAGAGCAGGTGCTACGCGCGGGAGCCGATGGCGTCGCTGTCATCAGCGCGATCAGCCGGGCCGACTCGCCCAGGAAAGCGGCGGCAGACTTGCTGCGGATTGTACGCTCGATCTAG
- a CDS encoding antibiotic biosynthesis monooxygenase family protein, with product MYVSMNRLKVPADYRSHLERAFGGGGERMKEVPGFLEFLFLAPTEGDEYIVFTKWTDEQAFQNWTQSEAFKRAHAGTNQNSPVKSDLRNYIVKAHS from the coding sequence ATGTACGTATCAATGAACCGATTGAAAGTTCCTGCCGATTACCGGTCTCACCTCGAACGCGCTTTTGGCGGCGGTGGCGAGCGGATGAAGGAAGTTCCAGGGTTTTTGGAGTTTCTCTTCCTCGCGCCGACAGAAGGCGACGAGTACATCGTCTTCACGAAATGGACAGATGAACAGGCGTTCCAAAACTGGACGCAGAGCGAAGCGTTCAAGCGCGCTCACGCTGGCACAAACCAGAACAGCCCGGTCAAATCCGACTTGCGCAACTACATCGTGAAAGCTCACTCATAG
- a CDS encoding two-component system sensor histidine kinase NtrB → MKNRISKYLTHLAPAAVAKTFSFLSEKHDHSASLLGDRAHTEALLVQLLFRWAEVVEENDPTAAEQEINEIAYKCLLQGLNLATLVQCLRVCRDSIVEQMNNDSAMLVQSEAEQLELLRGQYAFFLAMDQLIAQVVGVYSQEHRPPSQQPHTGTALERAQGEQFALLAEQELVQLVLHSSDIAVLMIDRTLKIIEANHALCHLFGVKREQIIGQNIDEAFLPHESERFVQWVVERGQSGHYMAEYRAKWTTVSTSPIFYMGEMWGAIAVFRNITESKRYEEELNKREALAAVGQLAAGMAHEIRNPLTSIKGFIQLLREQGEAGRSESYFSVILTEIERIDGLLNDVLVLARYRDDKIVSERFLVLDELFGVIRLLEPEANRRGIKLELDITPGEWYVFGYRSRIKQAILNIMKNAFEALLTQGSVVRVTVCASISQVVIVVEDNGPGLSTACLDNLFVPFFTTKQEGTGLGLSTTQRIIADHGGEIFADNSPRLNGARFEIRLPLSVSENT, encoded by the coding sequence TTGAAAAATCGAATAAGTAAGTATCTTACTCATTTGGCCCCTGCAGCGGTGGCCAAAACGTTTTCTTTTCTTTCTGAAAAACACGACCACTCTGCTTCGCTTCTGGGAGACCGCGCACATACTGAGGCTTTGCTTGTCCAATTGCTCTTTCGCTGGGCGGAAGTTGTGGAAGAGAATGATCCAACAGCAGCAGAACAAGAAATTAACGAAATCGCTTACAAGTGTTTGCTTCAAGGATTGAATCTTGCGACGCTGGTGCAATGCCTGCGGGTGTGCCGGGACAGCATTGTCGAGCAGATGAACAACGACTCTGCCATGCTGGTGCAAAGCGAGGCGGAGCAGCTTGAGCTTTTACGGGGACAATACGCGTTTTTTCTGGCGATGGACCAGTTGATTGCCCAAGTCGTGGGCGTCTACAGCCAGGAGCATCGACCGCCGAGCCAGCAGCCACATACGGGCACGGCTCTGGAGCGGGCGCAGGGGGAACAATTCGCCCTGCTTGCCGAGCAGGAGCTGGTCCAACTGGTGCTGCATTCGAGCGACATAGCCGTTTTGATGATTGATCGCACGCTGAAAATTATCGAGGCCAACCATGCGTTGTGCCATCTGTTTGGCGTCAAACGCGAGCAAATTATCGGACAGAACATTGACGAAGCTTTCTTGCCGCACGAGAGTGAAAGGTTCGTCCAATGGGTCGTCGAACGCGGACAGTCAGGCCATTACATGGCAGAATACCGTGCAAAATGGACGACAGTCAGCACCAGTCCGATTTTTTACATGGGCGAGATGTGGGGAGCAATCGCCGTTTTTCGAAATATTACCGAGAGCAAACGATACGAGGAAGAGCTGAACAAGCGGGAAGCTTTGGCGGCTGTAGGACAACTAGCCGCAGGGATGGCGCATGAAATCCGCAATCCGCTTACTTCGATCAAAGGCTTCATCCAGTTGTTGCGCGAGCAGGGAGAGGCGGGGCGCAGCGAGTCCTACTTTTCCGTCATTTTGACGGAGATCGAACGCATCGACGGATTGTTGAACGACGTGCTGGTTTTGGCCCGGTACAGGGATGACAAAATCGTTTCCGAACGTTTTCTCGTGCTGGACGAGCTTTTTGGGGTCATTCGTTTACTGGAGCCAGAAGCCAATCGCAGGGGGATCAAGCTGGAGCTCGACATCACCCCTGGCGAATGGTACGTGTTCGGCTACCGTTCCCGCATCAAGCAGGCGATCCTGAACATCATGAAAAATGCGTTTGAAGCGCTGCTGACCCAAGGCAGCGTGGTGCGCGTCACCGTCTGCGCCTCCATCAGCCAGGTCGTCATCGTCGTCGAGGACAACGGGCCGGGACTGAGTACCGCTTGTCTGGACAATTTGTTCGTGCCGTTTTTTACGACCAAGCAGGAGGGGACAGGACTTGGCTTGTCCACGACCCAGCGCATCATTGCAGATCACGGCGGCGAAATTTTTGCCGACAACTCGCCGCGACTGAATGGAGCGCGCTTTGAAATCCGCCTGCCTCTTTCCGTATCGGAAAACACATAG
- a CDS encoding response regulator: protein MTDQAKKIRVVLVDDQNMIRQGLGYVIQMQQDMEVVGEASDGEEAVELVGKIVPDVVLMDVQMPKKSGIEATREIMNMHPAVKVLILTTFDNHNYVVEGIRAGAVGYMLKDADSQEMLDLIRRASQGEALFHTATAAKALAEALQVQRSVSEHTSAPSALLDELTDRELDVLQQIAYGYRNDQIAQNLFISEGTVKTHVHRILQKMGVEDRTQAVAKALRLKIVK from the coding sequence ATGACAGACCAAGCCAAAAAAATTCGTGTGGTCCTGGTAGACGACCAAAACATGATTCGCCAAGGGTTGGGCTACGTGATACAAATGCAGCAAGATATGGAGGTCGTCGGAGAAGCCTCTGACGGGGAAGAAGCTGTGGAGCTGGTAGGAAAAATCGTGCCAGACGTAGTGTTGATGGACGTGCAAATGCCGAAAAAGTCGGGGATTGAAGCGACACGGGAGATCATGAACATGCATCCGGCCGTCAAAGTATTGATTCTCACCACCTTTGACAACCACAATTACGTCGTGGAAGGAATCCGCGCAGGCGCTGTCGGCTACATGCTGAAGGACGCCGACTCGCAGGAGATGCTCGACCTGATACGCAGAGCCTCCCAGGGGGAAGCTCTTTTTCATACCGCGACAGCAGCCAAGGCGCTGGCGGAAGCCCTGCAAGTTCAGCGCAGCGTTTCCGAACACACCTCTGCTCCTTCAGCCCTGCTCGATGAGCTGACAGACCGCGAGCTTGACGTCCTGCAACAGATCGCCTACGGGTATCGAAACGATCAGATCGCGCAAAATTTGTTTATTTCGGAAGGCACGGTAAAAACACACGTGCACCGCATTTTGCAAAAAATGGGCGTCGAGGACCGCACCCAGGCAGTCGCCAAAGCCCTTCGACTCAAAATCGTGAAGTAA